In the Actinomycetes bacterium genome, GGGAGGCGCGATGGAGCTGGCCGAGTTCCAGGCCCGGATCGAGGCGACGTTCGGCGAGCGCGACCGGGCCCGGGGGGTGGACGGCACCTTCCGCTGGTGGGTCGAGGAGATCGGTGAGGTGGCCAAGGCCTTGCGCCGCCGCGACCCGGCCGAGCTCGAGCACGAGCTGGGTGATGCCCTCGCCTGGCTCGCCAGCGTCGCCGGCACGGTCGGGGTGGACCTCGAGAAGGCGGTTGCCAGGTACGCCGACGGCTGCCCACGCTGCGGGCGCTCGCCCTGTGGGTGCCCGCCCGCGTGAACCAGGGAGCGGCCCGCCGAAATCGGGCGTGACGGGTTCGAGTTGTCGTGATGAGGTAGAACGCGAGGCCGGATCGAGGAGGTTGCGCGTGCCACGCAGGTACCGACGGGCTCGGCCCGAAGAGCATCGCGTCCTGGTGGTCCAGGACGCCCAGGCGTTCGGCGACTCGACCGTGCGCGCCGATATCGACCGCTCCCTGGCCCGGACGCCGCTCGAGGAGCTGCGGGTGCTCGCCGACGACGACGGCGCCCGCGTCGGCCTGCTGCTCGCCCGCACCCAGCGGGTCTTCTGGGGCGGCCGGCCGGTCCCGGCCGGCCAGGTGTCGGGGCTCTCGGTCGCGGCCGAGCACCGCGGCAAGGGCGCCGGGGGCGAGCTGCTGCGCGCCTACCTGGCCGAGGCCCACAGCCGCGGCGCCGCAATCTGCACGCTGTTCCCGGCCACCGTGCCTCTGTACCGGGGGGCCGGCTTCGAGTACGCCGGGACCTGGACGCTCTACGAGGCGGCCGCCCGCCACCTGCCGCTGGGCTGGCCTGAGGGGTACCGGGCGGTGGCGCTGCCACCGTCGGAGGACCCGGCCCCGCTGATGGAGCGGTTCGCCCGCACCCTTCCCGACCGCAGCGGCCAGATCGAGCGGGACGCCACCATCTGGCGCGACTTCATCCTGCGCGAGCGCCAAGGGGGCGTGCCCCAGGCGTTCCTGGTCGACGGGCCGGACGGACCCGACGGTTGGGCGGTGCTCAAGGTCGACGAGCACGCCTCGGCGCGCGAGGCGACCGCCACCGTGGACGTGATCGACTGGGGCGCGGTCTCCGCGGGCGGCTGGCGTTCGCTGCTCACCCTGGCCGCCGGCTTCGCGTCCCTGGACGCCCGCGTGCTCTGGAAGGGGCCGGAGGTGGAGCCGCTTGCGCTGCTGCTCCGCGAGCAGGACGTCAGGCAGGCCCGCCAGTTCCGCTTCATGGCCAGGGTCCTCGACGTGCCGGGCGCCTTCTCGGCCCGTGGCTACCCGGACGGCGCCCGGGGCCGGCTCACCCTGGAGGTGGCCGACGACGCCTGCCCGTGGGTGGCTGGCACCTGGACCGTGGAGGTCGAGGGAGGCGAGGGCAAGGCGGCCCGGGTCGCCAGCCAGACCGACGCAGCCAGCACCGACGCGTCCGGCCTGGCCGCCCTGTTCGCCGGCTATGTCGACCCTGGCCGCCTGGCCGAGCTGGGGATCGTCACCGGCCTGTCCGCCGAGGAGGTCGCCTTCCTGCGTGCGGTCCACGCCGGGCCGACACCGTGGAGCGCCGACTTCTACTGATGGAAGCCGCCTCCGCCGACTGGTTACGAGCGCTCGGGCGGGGGCGGCTGCCCGAGCACCTGGAGCAGGTGGGGCCCAAAGCTGCGCACCGAGGCCGGGTCCAGCTCGTAGCGGACCTCGCGCCCATGGACGTGGCTGGTGACCAGGCCGGCCCGGGCGAGCTGGGCCATGTGGCGGGAGACGGTGGCCGGGGTCAGGCCGGAGCGGGCGGCCAGGGCGCGGCCGCCGGTCGCCTCCCCGAGCGCGACCATGCGCAGCAGCGACAGGCGGCTCGGCTCGGCCAGGGCCTCGGCCCGCCGCCGCACCAGCTCGAGGGTGAGGGTGTCGTCGGCCGACCATCCCGGCGGGCGGACCTGGAACGCGCAGACCATGTGGCCGGGGCCGAACACGTTGGCCCAGCGCGCGCCGATGTAGCAGGAGGGGACCAGCTCGACCCGGACGCTGGCGCGCAGCTTCCTGAGCTGGGCGAGGAACCGGGGGGCTTCCCCGAACCGGCGCAGGAACGCCTGCAGTCCGAGCCGGCCGAGGTCGGCGTCCTGGCGCTCGAGCGCCTCCCGCCAGAAGGGGCGCAGCGCCTCGGCTTCGTCCGCCCAGCCCGCGGTCAGGGCGTGGCCGAGGAGCGCGGCGAACTGCGCCTGTGAGCCCTTGGGGTCCTCGAACAGCATGCCTGCTTCGTCCCTGTACCCGGGGGGGAGGTGCAGGTCACGGAGGGCAAGCCGGCCACAGAGGACGTCCTCGATGGCGGCCCTGGGCACGGTCCGGCCAGTCGCGAGCCAGAGGAACTGCGCCTCGGTGAGCGACTCGATCCAGGGCGGGAATCCCTCGAGGTCCCGGTGCGGACCGACCGCGAACAGGTCGGCCAGGAGCAGGCCGCCGTCGAAGCGCTTGTAGAAACGCTCGAAGAGCGTGGCCCCGCCCGCGTCGAGCTCCTGGGCGAACGCATGGTGCCAGGGCAGCTCCACGGCCGGCTCGCGGGCGTGGGCGCAGAGCGCGAAGAACAGCTCGAGCACGGGCGACGCCCCGAGCACGACCGTGGAGCCGGTCTCCTCGTCCGACCGCACCACCGATGGCTCGACCCGGCCGGCGACCGCCTGTCGTGACCCACTCGTCAACGGCATCACCGCTCCCTGCATCGGGCGAACCGCCGGTTTGCGCCGGCCCTCAATGCTAACTCGGCGCGTCGGTGCCTACCCCTGACCGGAAGGGTCAGAACCTCCAGTGGGAAGCTTCCGCTCCGGCTCAGGCGCAGGCCGCGAGCAGGGCCCCGCCGATCTGGACCGCGTTCAGTGCGGCACCCTTGCGCAGGTTGTCGGCCACCGACCAGAACAGCACGGCGCAGGGGTCGGCCAGGTCGGCCCGGACGCGGCCCACGAACACGCCGTCGGTGCCTGCGACCTCGAGCGGTGTCGGGTAGCCGGCCGGGTCGCCAGCCGCGGTCACCCCCGGTGCGCCGGCCAGACGCTCGCGGAGCGCGGCCAGGTCGACCGGCCGCTCGCAGACCGCCCGGACCGAGACCGAGTGGCCGACCATGACCGGCACCCGCACGCAGGTCGGGTGGCTGGCCAGGTCCGGCAGCCCGAGGATCTTGCGCGGCTCGTTGCGCAGCTTGAGCTCCTCGACGGTGTAGCCGGACTCGTCGAACCCCATGCACTGGGGGACGACGTTGAACGCGAGCGGGCGCGGGAACACCCGGCCCTCGGGGAGCGCCTCGGGCCGGCCGCCGTAGCGGAGCAGGTCGCGCTCGCCGGCCAGCTTCGCGGTCTGCTCGGCCAGCTCCTCCATGCCCTGCTGCCCGGAGCCGCCCGCGGCCTGGAACGAGGTGGGCGTGATCGCCACCAGGCCGGCCAGGTCCCGCAGGCAGGCCAGCACCGGGGTGATCGTCAGGGTGGTGCAGTTGGGGTTGGCCACGATCCCGAGCGGGTGGTCGAGCGCGGCGCCCGGGTTGACGTCGGCGTCGACCAGGGGCACCTGCGGGTGCATGCGCCAGGCGCTGGAGTTGTCGACCACCACCGCGCCGCGGGTCGCCGCCACCGGCGCCCACTCGCGGGACACGCCGCCGCCAGCCGAGAAGAAGGCGACCGCTGCGCCGTCGAACGCCTCGGGAGCCAGCGCCTCGACCTCGAGCTCACGGTCGCCGAAGGGCACGCTCCGGCCCACCGAGCGGGACGAGGCGACCAGGCGGACTTCGTCCACGGGCAGCTCCCGCTCGACCATGATGCGGCGCAGGTCCTCCCCGACCGCCCCGGTCGCCCCCACGATCACCGCCCTGGTCACCGAGTACTCCGTCGGGGTTCCCCGAGCCCGAAGGCGCCCGCACGGGCTGACGCACCCGTGATGCAACCTGCGCCGTCGGGACGCCCTGACCCGTCGGGACGCGCTGACCCGTAGGGACGCCCTGAGCCGTAGGGACGCGCTGACCCATCGGGACGCCCTGAGCCATCGGAACCCTCTGATCTATCGGAACTCTCGGGGTTCCCCGAGCCCCCGGGGGGCCTCACCGGATCACCGGGATCTCGGCAGTGCCGTCGGGATGCTCGTGGCGGAACTCGGCCTCCTCGGACAGGTGGAACCGGTCGTGGATGGCCCGCACCGCCGTGGCCACGTCGGCGGCCCGGACGACGCAGGAGATGCGGATCGTCGAGGTGGAGATCATCTCGATGTTCACGCCCGCCTCGGCCAGCGCCTCGAACATCGCGGCGGCCACCCCCGGGCTGGACTTCATGCCCGCCCCGACCAGCGACACCTTGGCCACGTTCTCGTCCGCTTCGACCTGGTCGGCCCCCACCTCGTCGCGCACCTTCTCGAGCACCAGCATGGCCTGGGCCAGGTCGGTCTTGGGCACCGTGAACGAGATGTCGGTGGTGCCGCCGTGCGAGACGTTCTGCACGATCATGTCCACGTTCACGCTCTGCTCGGCGATGGCCCGCATGACCCGGGCGGCGATCCCCGGCTTGTCGGGGACGCGCACCAGGGTCACCTTGGCCTCCGAGGTGTCGTGCGGCACCCCCGAGATGATCGCCTTCTCCATTCGTTCGTCCTCCTTCCGCACCCAGGTCCCAGGGGCGTCGGTGAAGCTCGAGCGGACGTGCAGCACGATGCCGTACCTGCGGGCGTACTCCACGCAGCGGAGCATCAGCACGCGGGCCCCGCAGGCGGCCAGCTCCAGCATCTCCTCGTAGGAGACCACGTGCAGCTTGCGCGCTTCCGGCACCAGGCGCGGGTCGGCGGTGTACACGCCGTCAACGTCGGTGTAGATCTCGCAGCTCGCTGCGCCGAGAGCCGCCGCCAGGGCCACCGCGGTGGTGTCGGAGCCACCTCGGCCCAGCGTGGTGACGTCCCGCGTGGTCGACACGCCCTGGAACCCGGCCACGATGACCACGTGCCCGTCGCCGAGCGCCTCGCTGATCCGGCCCGCGCGCACGTCGAGGATGCGGGCCTTGCCGTGCAGGGTGTCAGTGAGGATCCCGGCCTGCGAGCCGGTGAACGACTTGGCGGTGACCCCGAGGTCGGCGATGGCCATGGCGAGCAGCGCCATCGAGATCCGCTCGCCGGCGGTCAGCAGCATGTCGAGCTCGCGCGGGGGCGGGTCGGGGCTGACCCGGTGGGCGAGCGCGACCAGGTCGTCGGTGGTGTCCCCCATCGCGGAGACCACCACCACGACCTGGTTGCCGATCTGCCTGGTGGCGACCACCCGCTCGGCGACGCGCCGGATCCTCGACGCGTCCGCGACCGAGGTCCCCCCGTACTTCTGCACGATCAGGGCCATGGGCATCCCTTGAAAGAGCTGGCGCAGTGGGCTGAAGGAGCTGGCGCAGTGGGCTGCGTCCGGACGTCACTGCCCGGCCTCGAAGGTCGTTCGGGCCCAGCCTACCAAGAGCGCACGCCAGACCTCCCCCGGGGTGCAACCCCGCGGCCACCGCACCACCGAAGGGGGGCAACCCCGATCATGGTGAGGTAGGGCGGCAGGTGGCCGTCAGCGGCGCCAGGGCTCAGACCGGCATCTCGCGGCGGCCCGCGAAGGCGCGGCCAAGGGTCACCTCGTCGGCGTACTCGAGGTCGCCGCCGACGGGCAGCCCGCTCGCGATGCGGGTGACCCGGATCCCGAGCGGGGTGAGCAGGCGGGCGAGGTACATGGCGGTCGCCTCGCCCTCGACGTTGGGGTTGGTGGCCAGGATCACCTCGCGGATGGCGTCGGGCTCCACCCGCCCGAGCAGCTCGCGGATGCGCAGGTCGTCCGGGCCCACGCCCTCGATCGGGCTGATCGCCCCGCCGAGCACGTGGTAGCGGCCCCGGAACTCCTGGGTACGCTCGATCGCGACCAGGTCCCGCGGCTCCTCGACCACACAGACCAGGGTGGGGTCGCGCCGGGTGTCGCGGCAGATGCGGCACAGGTCGCCCGCGGCCACGTTGAAGCAGACCCGGCAGAAGTGGACCTTGGCCTTGACCTCGTGGATGGCCCGGGCCAGCCGCTCCGCGTCGGCCGGCTCGACCTTGAGCAGGTGGAACGCGATCCGCTGGGCACTCTTGGGACCGACGCCGGGCAGCCGCCCCAGCTCGTCGATCAGGTCCTGGACCGGTCCCTCGTACAGCACGCCGCCACCCCGGTCCTACAACCCCAGGCCGGGCGGCAGCCCTATGCCCTGGGTGATGCCGCCCAGGCGCTCGGCTGCCAGGTCCTTGGCCTTGCGCAGGCCCTCGTTGACCGCGGCGGTGACGAGGTCGCCGAGCATCTCGACGTCGTCGGGGTCGAGGGCGGCCGGGTCTATGACCACCGACTCGACGGTGTTGTCGCCCTTGACCCTCGCGGTCACCACGCCCCCGCCGGCCGTGCCCTCGACGACCTCCTCGGCCAGCTGGGCCTGGGTGTCCTCCATCTCCTGCTGCATCTTCTGCAGCTGCTTGAGCATCTGGTTGGGGTTGAAGCCGCCACCGCGACCCATGCCACCGCGACCCATACTCAACGCCTTCCCCTTTCCTTGGCCGGGCCGCGCTGGCCGCGGCCTCCCGGCCCCCGCTCCTTGGTCCTGGCTGTCGCGGCACCCCGGCCGGCCTCGTCGTTGGGCCGCTCCGCGATCACCTCGCCACCCAGCTCCCGCGCGGCCCAGTCTGCCACCGCCCGGGTGTCTGCGTCCGAGTCGAGCACCTCGCCCTGGTCGTTCTCCGGGTCGACCTCGAACTCGGCCAGGTCGACCGCTGCGGGCGGCGGCTCGCCGGGCGGGAGCGGCTCAGGGTCGGTGGCCGGCGGGCCGCCGCCCGGTGGGCTGGTGGCCGGCAGGTCGGCGGTAGGCGCCGGGACGGCAGTGGTCTCGCCGACCGTGAGGCGGATCCCGAGCCCGCCGCCGAGCACGGTCTCGAGCGCGGCGTCGACCCGCTTGCTGCGGCCCTCCTTGGAGAGCGCGTCGGCGTAGAACCGGCTCTCCGGCGGGAACTCGACCACCACCTGGCGGCCCTCGACGGCGACCGGGCGGCCGTTGTCGAGGTAGGTGGCGGCCACCCGGCTGGCCGCCCGGACCTTGTCGACCACGAGCGGCCACGACCGCAGGACCAGGTCCAGGTCGATCGGGGCCGAGGGAGCCGGCGGGGCAGGGGCCCAGTCGCCGTCCACGGCCGGGTCGGGCGCGCCCTGGTGGCTCGGGGAAGCAGGGGTCGGTCTGGTCGCCGCCGCCCTGGAGCCAGCGTTGGGTACGCTCTGGCGGGTCGAGGAAGCAGCGGCCCGGCCGCCAGCGCGCGCGCCGCCGTCCCCGCCCGAGCCCGCCTGGCCATCCGGGCTGCCTGCGCGCTTCCCGCCGTCGCGCTTCCCGCCGTCGCGGCCGGCAGCGGCGGGTGCCCGGGTGGAGGCTGGTGCGGCTCGCGCGACCGCGCGCCCGTCAACGGGCGGAGCGGCGCCGGTCGCCCCAGCGGCTGGGTCTGCAGCACCCGAGGCAGCGGAGGCACCCGTGGCGGCGGGGGCGGCCGGGGTCGCGGCCGACCGGAACGGCGCCGAGCTGGCCGGCACCGGACCGGCCGAAGCCCGGGTGGACGCCAGACCGGCCGAGGACGGGGTGGACACCGGGCCCGCCGAGGACGGGGTGGACACCGGGCCCGCCGCGGCTCTGGCGACGCTCGGACCAGCGGGCGGGGTGGCCTGGGCCGGCTCGCCGGTGCCGATGGCCAGGCGCCGCTCGAGCCGCTCGATGCGGGCGAGGAGCGCGTCGGCGTCCAGGGACGCCTCGGGCAGGGCGGCCCTGGCAAGACCGATCTCGAGCACCAGGCGCTGGTCGGTGGCGGTGCGCAGGTCGAGGTAGAGGTCGCCGAGGATCCGCACCAGGCGGCCCAGCCCGCCGGGGTCGAACCGCTCGGCCTGGGCGGCCAGCCGCTCCCGCGTCTCGGCGGTGACGTCGACCAGGCCGGACGACTCCGGCGCGACCCGGAGCACGTACAGGTCGCGCACGTGCTCGAGCGCCTCGCGGGCGAACTGGTGGAGGTCGTGGCCGGCTTCGGAGACCCGCTCGATGCAGGCGAACACGTCGGCCACCCGGTGCGCCGCCAGCGCCTCGGCCAGGTCGAAGCGGAGCTCGACCGGCAGCATCCCAAGGACCTGGGCGACGTCGTCCAGCCGCACCCGCTTGCCCGCGTAGGTGAGCACCTGGTCGAGGCGGCTCATGCCGTCCCGGTGAGAGCCGTCGGCCGCCCTGGCGACCAGCTCGAGGGCGGGCTGGTCGATGTCCACCCCTTCGGCCGCACAGATCCTGGCGAAGTCCTCGACCAGCACCGCGGTGCGGATGCGGCGGAAGTCGTGCTGCTGGCAGCGCGAGCGGATCGCCTCGATGACCTTGTGCGGCTCGGTGGTGGCGAAGACGAAGCGGACGTGCTCGGGCGGCTCCTCGAGCACCTTCAGCATCGCGTTGAAGCCCTGGGTGGTGACCATGTGGGCCTCGTCGACGATGTAGACCTTGTAGCGGGCCGAGGCGGGCGCGTAGCTCGCCTTCTCGCGCAGGTCGCGGGCGTCGTCCACCGACCCGTGGCTGGCCGCGTCGATCTCGATGACGTCCAGGCTGGTGCCCTCGGTGATCGCGACGCACTGCTCGCACTGGTTGCACGGCTCGGGCGTGGGCCCGCGCTCGCAGTTGAGCGCCTTCGCCAGGATGCGTGCGGTCGACGTCTTGCCCGTCCCCCGGGTGCCGGTGAACAGCAGGGCGTGGTGCACCTGGCCGGTGCGCAAGGCGTTCACCAGCGTGCCGACCACGTGGTCCTGCCCGACCAGGTCGGAGAAGGTCTGCGGTCGCCATTTGCGGTACAGGGAGACGTACGCCATAGGTCAGAAGGCGGCGGGGCCGCCGGTCAAGAGGAAGGTGGAGCCGGAGGGCTCTGGGCGGCGCCCAAGATACCACCCGGCTCCGACGTTCCCCGAAGCCGTGCGGGGCCTGGCGGCACCCGCTCAGCGGAGACGCCGAGGGCGGAGGCGCCGAGGGCGGCACCCGCCCGGCGGAGACAGCGAAGGCCTGGACAGCGAGGGCGGAGACAGCGAGGGCCTGGGGAAGTCCCAGGCCCTCGTCCACGTGGGTGGACCGTGCACCCACCTTCGAACTCGACGCTCGGAGCGCCTACCGAGCCGGTGGCTCGGGCCCGGCAACCCCGCGGCACCCGCCAGTGCCTGCTTAGCGCTGCTTCCTCCCGGACCTGACGCGGTTCGCAAGGTGACGTTGCGCGGGACCTGACCGTCAACACTCCGTACCCGGCGCTGACCTCCGGACGCGAGCCCTCGGGTGGGGATTCAGCCCCGCTGGAGCGGATTGCGGGTGCAGGGCACCGCTAGCTCCCCACCTAGCACGGTCCGAGTGCAGCCTACGCGCCCGCCTCCCCCCCACGCCAGCCCATCCGCTCCCAAGTTATTTGTATGGTGCAAGCAATCCTGTATCATGCCGGCATGCCGACCACGACCAGCGACACCGCGGCCGAAGACACGAGCGTTGGCGACATCGAACAGGCGCTCACTCGCTTGTTCCGGCGGGGCAACCAGCCCCGGGTCCACGAGCAGCTCATCGCCCGCGCCGGCGTGCCGCTCGACCGGGCCGCCTACGCGGTGGTGAGCCGCCTCGGGGACTGCGGCCCGGTCCGGCTCTCGGAGCTGGCGTATCGCATGGGGGTCGACGTGTCGACCGCCTGCCGGCAGGTCCAGGGGCTCGAGCAGGACGGGCTGGTGACCCGGACGGTCGACCCGGGGGACCGCCGGGCCACCCTGCTCCGGCTGTCGGACGAGGGCAGCCACGTCCTGGGCCGGGTCCGGAAGGTGCGCCGGGCCCAGCTCGCCAAGGCCCTCGGCACCTGGTCGGCCGAGGACCGCCGGCAGTTCGCCACCCTCCTGGACCGCATGCTGAACGACCTCGACGCGCTGATGGAGACTGGTTCATGACGATCGACGAGACCACCGGGCGGCTGACCCACAGGCAGATCCTGCTGGTGTTCAGCGGGCTCATGTCCGGCATGCTGCTGGCCGCCCTGGACCAGACGATCGTGGCCACCGCGCTGCCGACCATCGTGGGCGACCTCGGCGGCCTCAACCACCTGTCCTGGGTGGTTACCGCCTACCTGCTCGCCTCCACCACCTCGACCCCGCTGTACGGCAAGATCAGCGACCTGTACGGACGCAAGGCAGTGTTCCAGGCCGCCATCGTGATCTTCGTGGTTGGCTCGCTGCTGGCCGGGCTGGCCCGGTCCATGGGTGAGCTGGTGGCGTTCCGCGCCCTCCAGGGGCTCGGCGCCGGCGGGCTGATGGCGCTCGCCATGGCGATCATTGGCGACGTCGTCTCGCCCCGGGAGCGGGGTCGCTACGTCGGCTACCTGGGCGCGGTGTTCGCGGTCGCGAGCGTGGCCGGCCCGCTGCTCGGCGGTTTCTTCGTCGACCACTTCTCCTGGCGCTGGGTCTTCTACGTCAACTTGCCGATCGGCGCCGCCGCCTTCGCGGTCACCGGTGCCGTGCTCGACCTGCCGTTCCGCCGGGAACGGCGCGCCATCGACTGGCTCGGGGCCGGGCTGCTGGTCGCCACGGTGAGCTGCATCCTGCTGGTCACGGTCTGGGGCGGCAACGAATACGCATGGGGATCACCCGTGGTCGTCGGGCTCGGCG is a window encoding:
- a CDS encoding GNAT family N-acetyltransferase, whose amino-acid sequence is MPRRYRRARPEEHRVLVVQDAQAFGDSTVRADIDRSLARTPLEELRVLADDDGARVGLLLARTQRVFWGGRPVPAGQVSGLSVAAEHRGKGAGGELLRAYLAEAHSRGAAICTLFPATVPLYRGAGFEYAGTWTLYEAAARHLPLGWPEGYRAVALPPSEDPAPLMERFARTLPDRSGQIERDATIWRDFILRERQGGVPQAFLVDGPDGPDGWAVLKVDEHASAREATATVDVIDWGAVSAGGWRSLLTLAAGFASLDARVLWKGPEVEPLALLLREQDVRQARQFRFMARVLDVPGAFSARGYPDGARGRLTLEVADDACPWVAGTWTVEVEGGEGKAARVASQTDAASTDASGLAALFAGYVDPGRLAELGIVTGLSAEEVAFLRAVHAGPTPWSADFY
- a CDS encoding MazG nucleotide pyrophosphohydrolase domain-containing protein; the encoded protein is GGAMELAEFQARIEATFGERDRARGVDGTFRWWVEEIGEVAKALRRRDPAELEHELGDALAWLASVAGTVGVDLEKAVARYADGCPRCGRSPCGCPPA
- a CDS encoding YbaB/EbfC family nucleoid-associated protein, translating into MGRGGMGRGGGFNPNQMLKQLQKMQQEMEDTQAQLAEEVVEGTAGGGVVTARVKGDNTVESVVIDPAALDPDDVEMLGDLVTAAVNEGLRKAKDLAAERLGGITQGIGLPPGLGL
- the dnaX gene encoding DNA polymerase III subunit gamma/tau: MAYVSLYRKWRPQTFSDLVGQDHVVGTLVNALRTGQVHHALLFTGTRGTGKTSTARILAKALNCERGPTPEPCNQCEQCVAITEGTSLDVIEIDAASHGSVDDARDLREKASYAPASARYKVYIVDEAHMVTTQGFNAMLKVLEEPPEHVRFVFATTEPHKVIEAIRSRCQQHDFRRIRTAVLVEDFARICAAEGVDIDQPALELVARAADGSHRDGMSRLDQVLTYAGKRVRLDDVAQVLGMLPVELRFDLAEALAAHRVADVFACIERVSEAGHDLHQFAREALEHVRDLYVLRVAPESSGLVDVTAETRERLAAQAERFDPGGLGRLVRILGDLYLDLRTATDQRLVLEIGLARAALPEASLDADALLARIERLERRLAIGTGEPAQATPPAGPSVARAAAGPVSTPSSAGPVSTPSSAGLASTRASAGPVPASSAPFRSAATPAAPAATGASAASGAADPAAGATGAAPPVDGRAVARAAPASTRAPAAAGRDGGKRDGGKRAGSPDGQAGSGGDGGARAGGRAAASSTRQSVPNAGSRAAATRPTPASPSHQGAPDPAVDGDWAPAPPAPSAPIDLDLVLRSWPLVVDKVRAASRVAATYLDNGRPVAVEGRQVVVEFPPESRFYADALSKEGRSKRVDAALETVLGGGLGIRLTVGETTAVPAPTADLPATSPPGGGPPATDPEPLPPGEPPPAAVDLAEFEVDPENDQGEVLDSDADTRAVADWAARELGGEVIAERPNDEAGRGAATARTKERGPGGRGQRGPAKERGRR
- the recR gene encoding recombination mediator RecR — encoded protein: MYEGPVQDLIDELGRLPGVGPKSAQRIAFHLLKVEPADAERLARAIHEVKAKVHFCRVCFNVAAGDLCRICRDTRRDPTLVCVVEEPRDLVAIERTQEFRGRYHVLGGAISPIEGVGPDDLRIRELLGRVEPDAIREVILATNPNVEGEATAMYLARLLTPLGIRVTRIASGLPVGGDLEYADEVTLGRAFAGRREMPV
- a CDS encoding aspartate-semialdehyde dehydrogenase; the encoded protein is MTRAVIVGATGAVGEDLRRIMVERELPVDEVRLVASSRSVGRSVPFGDRELEVEALAPEAFDGAAVAFFSAGGGVSREWAPVAATRGAVVVDNSSAWRMHPQVPLVDADVNPGAALDHPLGIVANPNCTTLTITPVLACLRDLAGLVAITPTSFQAAGGSGQQGMEELAEQTAKLAGERDLLRYGGRPEALPEGRVFPRPLAFNVVPQCMGFDESGYTVEELKLRNEPRKILGLPDLASHPTCVRVPVMVGHSVSVRAVCERPVDLAALRERLAGAPGVTAAGDPAGYPTPLEVAGTDGVFVGRVRADLADPCAVLFWSVADNLRKGAALNAVQIGGALLAACA
- a CDS encoding aspartate kinase; this translates as MALIVQKYGGTSVADASRIRRVAERVVATRQIGNQVVVVVSAMGDTTDDLVALAHRVSPDPPPRELDMLLTAGERISMALLAMAIADLGVTAKSFTGSQAGILTDTLHGKARILDVRAGRISEALGDGHVVIVAGFQGVSTTRDVTTLGRGGSDTTAVALAAALGAASCEIYTDVDGVYTADPRLVPEARKLHVVSYEEMLELAACGARVLMLRCVEYARRYGIVLHVRSSFTDAPGTWVRKEDERMEKAIISGVPHDTSEAKVTLVRVPDKPGIAARVMRAIAEQSVNVDMIVQNVSHGGTTDISFTVPKTDLAQAMLVLEKVRDEVGADQVEADENVAKVSLVGAGMKSSPGVAAAMFEALAEAGVNIEMISTSTIRISCVVRAADVATAVRAIHDRFHLSEEAEFRHEHPDGTAEIPVIR
- a CDS encoding metalloregulator ArsR/SmtB family transcription factor → MPLTSGSRQAVAGRVEPSVVRSDEETGSTVVLGASPVLELFFALCAHAREPAVELPWHHAFAQELDAGGATLFERFYKRFDGGLLLADLFAVGPHRDLEGFPPWIESLTEAQFLWLATGRTVPRAAIEDVLCGRLALRDLHLPPGYRDEAGMLFEDPKGSQAQFAALLGHALTAGWADEAEALRPFWREALERQDADLGRLGLQAFLRRFGEAPRFLAQLRKLRASVRVELVPSCYIGARWANVFGPGHMVCAFQVRPPGWSADDTLTLELVRRRAEALAEPSRLSLLRMVALGEATGGRALAARSGLTPATVSRHMAQLARAGLVTSHVHGREVRYELDPASVRSFGPHLLQVLGQPPPPERS
- a CDS encoding MarR family transcriptional regulator, with amino-acid sequence MPTTTSDTAAEDTSVGDIEQALTRLFRRGNQPRVHEQLIARAGVPLDRAAYAVVSRLGDCGPVRLSELAYRMGVDVSTACRQVQGLEQDGLVTRTVDPGDRRATLLRLSDEGSHVLGRVRKVRRAQLAKALGTWSAEDRRQFATLLDRMLNDLDALMETGS